In Passer domesticus isolate bPasDom1 chromosome 1, bPasDom1.hap1, whole genome shotgun sequence, one DNA window encodes the following:
- the CLDN12 gene encoding claudin-12 has translation MGCRDVHAATVLAFLSGTASVAGLLAAVLLPNWRQMRLYTYNKNERNVTVYTGLWIKCARFDGSRDCVIYDPQWYTAVDQLDLRVLQFALPLSMFTAVSALFLCMIGMCNTAFVSSVPNVKLAKCLVNSAGCHLVAGLLFLLACAICLTPSIWVIFYNNYLNRKYEPIFSFDISVFIAIASAGGLFFTSILLFLWYCACKSLPSPFWQPLYSHAPSMHSYASQPYSARSRLSAVEIDIPVVTHSS, from the coding sequence ATGGGCTGCCGGGATGTTCATGCAGCAACTGTACTGGCCTTCCTCAGTGGAACAGCCTCAGTAGCTGGGCTCCTTGCAGCAGTTCTGCTTCCAAACTGGAGGCAGATGAGACTGTACACGTACAACAAGAATGAGAGGAACGTGACCGTTTACACTGGACTCTGGATTAAGTGTGCGCGCTTTGATGGGAGCAGAGACTGTGTGATCTATGACCCACAGTGGTACACAGCTGTCGATCAGCTGGATTTGCGTGTTCTTCAGTTTGCCCTTCCTCTGAGTATGTTTACTGCTGTCTCAGCTCTGTTCCTCTGCATGATTGGCATGTGTAACACAGCCTTTGTATCCAGCGTGCCGAACGTCAAACTGGCCAAGTGCCTGGTAAACAGCGCAGGCTGCCATCTCGTGGCCGGCCTCTTGTTCCTGCTTGCCTGTGCCATTTGTCTCACTCCGTCCATCTGGGTCATTTTTTATAACAATTATCTGAACAGAAAATACGAGCCCATCTTCAGCTTTGACATCTCTGTATTTATTGCCATTGCCAGCGCTGGCGGTCTGTTTTTCACTTCCATCCTGCTGTTCCTGTGGTACTGTGCATGCAAAAGcctcccttctcctttctgGCAGCCCCTGTATTCCCACGCCCCCAGCATGCACAGCTATGCCTCTCAGCCCTACTCCGCACGTTCTCGCCTCTCTGCTGTAGAAATTGACATTCCTGTTGTGACACATTCATCTTAA